From Saccharothrix espanaensis DSM 44229, the proteins below share one genomic window:
- a CDS encoding FAD-binding oxidoreductase, whose product MSGTTRRGFIAGTAAVGGAALVGSPTGAAVAMEEGVRDSAVIAPHDARYEDLVLRRTSERFFPRPACFRLPTTTEQVVRAVDEAVRQGKRVTVRSGGHCYENFVGDGAEVIIDMSAMRQVTFDRRRAAFMIEPGASLWSVFERLYLGWGVTIPGGQCGGVAAGGHIQGGGYGSLSRQFGSVVDHLYAVEVVVVDRSGRARAVVATREPGDDNRDLWWAHTGGGGGNFGVVTRYWLRSPGANGNDPSRLLPKPPATTLGATLWWSWRDVTEESFHRLLRNYGEWHERNSAPDSRYASLFSPLLITRRNTGADPGGFAMVPALDGSLPDADRLLRDYLAEVTEGVPGTITVTPPHRLPWLAAVKAGSLSQSDESGMFKAKAAYLRRRFTDEQIRTAYTHLTSTDHDNERALLLLVSYGGKVNTVAPDATALSQRDSIMKVIYTVTWTDPNREQANLDWIRRWYSAMYRDTGGVPVPNSVNDGSYINYPDVDTTDPKWNKSGIPWHTLYYKDNYRRLQQVKQRWDPRDVFHHAMSITLPH is encoded by the coding sequence ATGTCTGGTACCACCCGTCGTGGATTCATCGCCGGCACCGCGGCCGTGGGCGGTGCCGCGCTGGTCGGAAGTCCGACCGGCGCGGCCGTGGCGATGGAGGAAGGCGTGCGCGACTCGGCCGTGATCGCGCCGCACGACGCCCGCTATGAAGACCTCGTGCTGCGCCGGACGAGCGAGCGGTTCTTCCCCCGGCCCGCGTGCTTCCGGCTGCCCACCACGACCGAGCAGGTCGTGCGCGCGGTGGACGAGGCCGTGCGGCAGGGGAAGCGGGTTACCGTCCGCAGCGGTGGGCACTGCTACGAGAACTTCGTGGGCGACGGCGCGGAGGTGATCATCGACATGTCGGCGATGCGGCAGGTCACGTTCGACCGGCGCCGCGCCGCGTTCATGATCGAGCCCGGCGCCAGCCTGTGGTCGGTGTTCGAACGGCTCTACCTCGGTTGGGGTGTCACGATCCCCGGTGGGCAGTGCGGGGGCGTGGCCGCGGGCGGCCACATCCAAGGTGGCGGTTACGGTTCGCTGTCCCGACAGTTCGGCTCGGTGGTGGACCACCTCTACGCCGTGGAAGTCGTCGTGGTGGACCGCTCGGGACGGGCACGGGCGGTGGTCGCCACCCGGGAACCGGGCGACGACAACCGCGACCTGTGGTGGGCGCACACGGGAGGCGGGGGCGGGAACTTCGGCGTGGTCACCCGGTATTGGTTGCGTTCGCCCGGTGCCAACGGCAACGATCCCTCCCGCCTGTTGCCGAAGCCTCCCGCTACGACCCTGGGCGCGACCCTCTGGTGGAGTTGGCGGGATGTCACCGAAGAGTCGTTCCACCGTCTGCTGCGCAACTACGGCGAGTGGCACGAGCGGAACAGTGCGCCCGACTCGCGTTACGCCAGCCTCTTCAGCCCGTTGCTGATCACCCGGCGCAACACCGGCGCCGACCCCGGCGGATTCGCCATGGTGCCCGCGTTGGACGGGAGCCTGCCCGACGCCGACCGGCTGCTGCGCGACTACCTCGCGGAGGTCACCGAGGGCGTCCCCGGCACGATCACGGTAACGCCGCCCCATCGGCTGCCGTGGCTGGCGGCGGTGAAGGCCGGGTCGCTGAGCCAGTCCGACGAATCCGGGATGTTCAAGGCGAAAGCAGCCTACCTGCGCAGGCGATTCACCGACGAGCAGATCAGGACCGCCTACACCCACCTGACGAGCACCGACCACGACAACGAACGCGCACTGCTGCTGCTGGTCTCCTACGGCGGCAAGGTCAACACCGTGGCGCCCGACGCGACCGCCTTGTCCCAGCGGGACAGCATCATGAAAGTGATCTACACCGTCACCTGGACCGATCCGAATCGCGAGCAGGCGAACCTCGACTGGATCCGACGCTGGTACAGCGCCATGTACCGGGACACCGGAGGCGTGCCGGTCCCGAACAGCGTGAACGACGGCTCCTACATCAACTACCCGGACGTCGACACCACCGATCCGAAGTGGAACAAATCCGGAATCCCTTGGCACACCCTGTACTACAAGGACAACTACCGCAGGTTGCAGCAGGTCAAGCAGCGCTGGGACCCGCGCGACGTGTTCCACCACGCCATGTCGATCACGCTGCCGCACTAG
- a CDS encoding DUF6892 domain-containing protein, with protein sequence MFRDFNFKLLVIDKLMYQDKVIQPRFRIADVLHAKGATGDLWKYLYEQDLLYTVLEEARQYFTDLEITPDQLAAVDELTTDGGLEIYHQCSPFWDGEDDLFDVTSLDDLALLPNLRVIHGGDEAMMAAPGAEDILKARGIAVG encoded by the coding sequence ATGTTCCGCGACTTCAACTTCAAGCTGCTGGTCATCGACAAGCTCATGTACCAGGACAAGGTGATCCAGCCCCGTTTCCGGATCGCCGACGTTCTCCACGCCAAGGGCGCCACCGGCGACCTGTGGAAGTACCTGTACGAACAGGACCTGCTGTACACCGTCCTCGAGGAAGCCCGCCAGTACTTCACCGACTTGGAGATCACCCCCGACCAATTGGCCGCCGTGGATGAACTGACCACCGACGGCGGCCTGGAGATCTACCACCAGTGCTCGCCGTTCTGGGACGGAGAGGACGACCTCTTCGACGTCACCTCACTGGACGACCTCGCCCTGCTGCCCAACCTCCGCGTGATCCACGGCGGCGACGAGGCCATGATGGCCGCCCCCGGCGCCGAGGACATCCTCAAGGCCCGCGGCATCGCCGTGGGATGA
- a CDS encoding response regulator transcription factor, whose amino-acid sequence MDFILVVDDDPGLRELLLAALRFAGFEVEAVGDVPAALAAIEARTPDAIVLDVMLPGTSGFDLLHLLHTRGVTVPVMFLTARDELDDRVRGLRLGGDDYLTKPFHVVEVAARLEALLRRSRRVSPEDRWRCGDLVMDEARHEVTRNGRPVELSPTEFRLLRYLLANSGRVVSKAQILDHVWQYDFGGDTGVVERFVSNLRRKIDFGGPSLIHTVRGFGYNLRAVQE is encoded by the coding sequence GTGGACTTCATTCTGGTGGTGGATGACGACCCGGGCCTGCGGGAGCTGTTGCTGGCCGCATTGCGTTTCGCGGGGTTCGAGGTCGAGGCGGTCGGTGACGTGCCGGCCGCGCTGGCCGCGATAGAAGCCCGCACGCCCGACGCGATCGTGCTCGACGTGATGCTGCCCGGCACGAGCGGTTTCGACCTGCTGCACTTGCTGCACACGCGGGGCGTCACCGTGCCGGTGATGTTCCTGACCGCCCGCGACGAGCTGGATGACCGCGTGCGTGGGCTGCGCCTCGGTGGCGACGACTACCTCACCAAGCCGTTCCACGTGGTGGAGGTCGCCGCGCGGCTGGAGGCGCTGCTGCGGCGTTCCCGCCGGGTGTCACCAGAGGACAGGTGGCGCTGCGGCGACCTGGTGATGGACGAGGCCCGGCACGAGGTGACCCGGAACGGGCGCCCGGTCGAGCTCTCACCCACCGAGTTCCGGCTGCTGCGCTATCTGTTGGCCAACTCCGGGCGGGTCGTCTCCAAGGCCCAGATCCTTGACCACGTCTGGCAGTACGACTTCGGCGGCGACACGGGCGTGGTCGAGCGGTTCGTCTCCAACCTGCGGCGCAAGATCGACTTCGGCGGGCCTTCGCTGATCCACACCGTCCGGGGGTTCGGCTACAACCTGCGGGCGGTGCAAGAATGA
- a CDS encoding winged helix DNA-binding domain-containing protein, whose amino-acid sequence MTVLSTRALNRTTLARQLLLERVELPVLDAVAHLCGMQAQEPQEPFVGLWSRLHAFDPATLDHLLTGRPVVRTHLMRRTVHLVTARDAVEWRARHELMLRQRVLGVYRHEFDGVDLEELAAAARVVFAEDEPRTMPEVGRILAARWPAAGPRALGEMAVVALVPTVQLPPRGLWRTKAGARTASLASWLGREIDPPAPDGTDPVGETLVMRYLAAFGPATAADVRAWCGLAGLPGAVAAIREKLVTFRDERGRQLLDLPDAPRPDPDTPAPVRFLPAFDNAVLGYHDRGRIIDDAHRGLSVTGARFVLVDGRVAGTWTATKGTVTVTPLRPFTRAEHTAVAEQGRELASFFSGNDNSACGVMVATAPH is encoded by the coding sequence ATGACGGTGCTGAGCACCCGGGCGCTCAACCGGACGACGCTCGCCCGGCAGCTACTGCTCGAGCGTGTCGAACTGCCGGTGCTCGACGCCGTGGCGCACCTGTGCGGTATGCAAGCGCAGGAACCTCAAGAACCGTTCGTGGGTCTCTGGTCACGGCTGCACGCGTTCGACCCGGCGACACTGGACCATCTGTTGACCGGGCGTCCTGTAGTGCGGACCCACCTCATGCGCCGCACCGTTCACCTGGTCACTGCCCGGGACGCCGTGGAGTGGCGCGCCCGCCACGAACTCATGCTGCGCCAACGGGTACTCGGCGTCTACCGCCACGAGTTCGACGGGGTGGACCTCGAAGAACTCGCGGCGGCGGCCCGGGTGGTGTTCGCCGAGGACGAACCCCGCACGATGCCCGAAGTCGGTCGGATACTTGCCGCGCGGTGGCCTGCCGCCGGACCGCGGGCGCTGGGCGAGATGGCGGTCGTCGCCCTCGTCCCGACTGTCCAGTTGCCACCGCGCGGGCTCTGGCGGACGAAGGCGGGCGCACGTACGGCGTCGCTCGCCTCCTGGCTGGGCCGGGAGATCGACCCGCCGGCCCCGGACGGCACCGACCCGGTCGGCGAAACACTGGTCATGCGCTACCTGGCCGCTTTCGGGCCTGCCACTGCGGCCGATGTGCGCGCCTGGTGCGGGCTCGCCGGACTGCCCGGCGCGGTCGCGGCGATCCGCGAGAAGCTGGTGACCTTCCGCGACGAACGGGGCAGGCAACTGCTCGACCTCCCCGACGCGCCGCGGCCGGACCCGGACACGCCCGCCCCCGTCCGGTTCCTCCCCGCCTTCGACAATGCGGTGCTCGGCTACCACGACCGCGGCCGGATCATCGACGACGCCCACCGCGGCCTCTCGGTCACCGGCGCACGCTTCGTCCTGGTCGACGGTCGCGTCGCCGGCACGTGGACGGCGACGAAAGGAACCGTGACGGTCACGCCGCTGCGCCCGTTCACCAGGGCCGAGCACACCGCCGTCGCCGAGCAAGGCAGGGAACTCGCTTCTTTCTTCTCAGGCAACGACAACAGCGCTTGCGGCGTCATGGTGGCGACAGCGCCGCATTGA
- a CDS encoding CapA family protein, whose translation MRIIGTLRRRWPWVAIPLAAALTAGAVVYAVNDPDCAGCLRPAGGGTIAVSLRVADESGDPVEGATVTVHSPLGNPATLTSDEDGLVEVPELPGPAMAVVAADGHLTEPVPLGWSDSGKRVDLRLLARNGKRFAVHSAGDVMFGRRYVKPGQEESSGRSEPLIPDDGAADGAKDVVSAIAPAFAAADFRTVNVETVVSDKPDDAAYPGKRYILKSATATVAGLRALSTDLAVLANNHSRDLLDGGVADTRAALSGAGIAMVGAGANATEAAAPHRREVNGTGVGVLAYTSVEGSFVNESFPEASVREPDDVAEADRWQYDTRTWGHPQGGVPNAPRRIREAWERFSAAESRLPADQVAAMWASLARVYPEVQDWVARRGHGGAALWSTEGSTAQIRQAAAENPLVMVQLHAGFQFQEAASDNIREVARKAIDAGADIVVAHHPHVLQGLEWYKGKLIAYSLGNFVFEQNFLATFASAFLRTVWEGDTLVEARLYPLELVDYKPVPVTDSAAERVLARVWERSLLPLESYRTDSGDVRTRPREAGTPAQLVLERHTGRLVTEARAAESKQRDVGPGAAVDLAEPASALVKPVSGTNVDIGRDLYEWGHFEDETADATVSEAVHWSVNSRGEGARPGDAAAGLRSLRLEAREGDSVQSRPIARIPLPRHRAFEEKRGKAVATDPEPSYSLVAKVRRSSSAQAVVRFDVYHFDDSNPAEDPTSKVVVTLTKPVDVPADGQWHQVAVDLTVAELDTGPTKGNMVMPYLKVTASAEQTAWADLDDLRFVEWRDAKSSNTNFATHTMARNRGNAASTLAYEVMLPKAP comes from the coding sequence GTGCGCATCATCGGCACGTTGAGACGCCGGTGGCCGTGGGTGGCCATCCCGCTGGCCGCCGCCCTGACGGCCGGGGCGGTGGTCTACGCGGTCAACGACCCGGACTGCGCCGGCTGCCTGCGCCCGGCCGGCGGCGGCACCATCGCGGTGTCGCTCCGGGTCGCCGACGAGTCCGGCGACCCGGTCGAAGGCGCCACGGTCACCGTGCACTCCCCGCTGGGCAACCCGGCGACGCTGACCTCCGACGAGGACGGCCTGGTGGAGGTGCCCGAACTGCCCGGCCCGGCCATGGCCGTGGTCGCCGCGGACGGCCACCTGACCGAGCCGGTGCCGCTGGGCTGGTCGGACTCGGGCAAGCGGGTCGACCTGCGGCTGCTGGCCCGCAACGGCAAGCGGTTCGCGGTGCACTCGGCGGGTGACGTGATGTTCGGCCGGCGGTACGTCAAACCCGGCCAGGAGGAGTCCAGCGGCCGGTCCGAGCCGCTGATCCCCGACGACGGCGCGGCCGACGGCGCCAAGGACGTCGTGTCGGCCATCGCCCCCGCGTTCGCCGCCGCCGACTTCCGCACGGTCAACGTGGAGACGGTCGTCAGCGACAAGCCCGACGACGCCGCGTACCCCGGCAAGCGCTACATCCTCAAGTCCGCCACGGCCACCGTCGCGGGCCTGCGCGCGCTGTCCACCGACCTGGCGGTGCTGGCCAACAACCACTCCCGCGACCTGCTCGACGGCGGCGTGGCCGACACCCGCGCGGCCCTGTCCGGTGCCGGGATCGCGATGGTCGGAGCGGGCGCGAACGCCACCGAGGCCGCCGCACCGCACCGCCGCGAGGTCAACGGCACCGGGGTCGGCGTGCTGGCCTACACCAGCGTCGAGGGCTCGTTCGTCAACGAGAGCTTCCCCGAGGCGTCGGTCCGCGAGCCCGACGACGTGGCCGAGGCGGACCGCTGGCAGTACGACACCCGGACCTGGGGCCACCCCCAGGGCGGTGTGCCGAACGCCCCGCGCCGCATCCGCGAGGCGTGGGAGCGGTTCAGCGCCGCGGAATCCCGGCTGCCCGCCGACCAGGTCGCCGCCATGTGGGCGTCGCTGGCCCGGGTGTACCCGGAGGTGCAGGACTGGGTGGCCCGGCGCGGCCACGGCGGAGCGGCCCTGTGGAGCACCGAGGGCTCCACGGCCCAGATCCGGCAGGCCGCCGCGGAGAACCCGTTGGTGATGGTGCAGCTGCACGCCGGGTTCCAGTTCCAGGAAGCGGCGTCGGACAACATCCGCGAGGTCGCGCGCAAGGCGATCGACGCGGGCGCGGACATCGTCGTCGCCCACCACCCGCACGTGTTGCAGGGCCTGGAGTGGTACAAGGGCAAGCTGATCGCCTACAGCCTGGGCAACTTCGTGTTCGAGCAGAACTTCCTGGCCACGTTCGCCAGCGCGTTCCTGCGCACGGTGTGGGAGGGCGACACGCTCGTCGAAGCCAGGCTGTACCCGCTGGAACTGGTGGACTACAAGCCCGTCCCGGTCACGGACTCCGCGGCCGAACGGGTGCTGGCCCGCGTCTGGGAGCGCAGCCTCCTGCCGCTGGAGTCCTACCGGACCGACTCCGGCGACGTGCGGACCCGACCGCGCGAAGCCGGCACGCCGGCGCAGCTCGTCCTGGAACGGCACACCGGCCGCCTGGTCACCGAAGCCCGCGCCGCCGAGTCGAAACAGCGCGACGTCGGCCCGGGTGCCGCGGTCGACCTGGCGGAACCCGCCTCCGCGTTGGTCAAACCGGTCAGCGGCACCAACGTCGACATCGGCCGCGACCTGTACGAATGGGGCCACTTCGAGGACGAGACGGCCGACGCGACGGTCAGCGAGGCGGTGCACTGGAGCGTGAACAGCCGGGGCGAGGGCGCACGTCCGGGCGACGCCGCCGCCGGCCTGCGCAGCCTGCGCCTGGAAGCCAGGGAGGGGGATTCGGTGCAGAGCAGGCCGATCGCCCGGATCCCGCTGCCCCGCCACCGCGCGTTCGAGGAGAAGCGCGGCAAGGCCGTGGCCACCGACCCCGAGCCGTCCTACTCACTGGTCGCGAAGGTCCGCCGCTCCTCCTCCGCCCAGGCGGTGGTCCGCTTCGACGTGTACCACTTCGACGACAGCAACCCGGCCGAGGACCCGACCTCGAAGGTGGTCGTCACCCTCACCAAACCGGTGGACGTGCCCGCCGACGGCCAGTGGCACCAGGTGGCGGTGGACCTGACGGTGGCCGAACTCGACACCGGCCCCACCAAGGGCAACATGGTGATGCCCTACCTGAAGGTGACCGCCTCCGCCGAGCAGACGGCGTGGGCGGACCTGGACGACCTGCGCTTCGTCGAGTGGCGCGACGCGAAGTCCTCGAACACCAACTTCGCCACCCACACCATGGCCCGCAACCGCGGCAACGCCGCGTCGACCCTGGCCTACGAAGTCATGCTGCCCAAGGCACCCTGA
- a CDS encoding aldo/keto reductase, translating into MRTRPLGRTGIQVSPYCLGTMNFGIGNPDRDDCARIIHRALDAGINFVDTADVYGPHGVSEEIVGAALRGRRDDVVLATKVNGPMGDDPNRRGSSRRWIISEVEHSLRRLQTDHIDLYQIHHPDPGTDLEESLSALTDLVRSGKVRAIGSSNLPVSEIVEAQWVADRRGLQRFRTEQPTYSILNRGIEREILPTCSRFGMGVLVWSPLAMGLLTGRYRKGDPVQDPQKMHWVPRHMTDERKRDAVEELLPLAQDAGLSLTHLAMAFAVTHPGVTAAIIGPRTMQQLEDLLAGATTTLDDEVLDRIDRIVPPGTDLGPLDISYTPPALEDPALRRRHAAERAAG; encoded by the coding sequence ATGAGGACGCGCCCACTCGGCCGTACGGGGATCCAGGTCAGCCCCTACTGCCTCGGCACCATGAACTTCGGCATCGGCAACCCCGACCGTGATGACTGCGCCCGGATCATCCACCGGGCGTTGGACGCTGGAATCAACTTCGTCGACACCGCCGACGTCTACGGCCCCCACGGGGTCTCCGAGGAGATCGTGGGCGCCGCGCTTCGGGGGCGTCGCGATGACGTGGTGCTGGCCACGAAGGTCAACGGCCCGATGGGAGACGACCCCAACCGCCGCGGCAGCTCGCGGCGCTGGATCATCAGCGAGGTCGAGCACTCGCTGCGGCGCCTGCAAACCGACCACATCGACCTCTACCAAATCCACCACCCCGACCCGGGGACCGATCTTGAAGAAAGCCTGTCCGCACTGACCGACCTGGTCCGCAGCGGCAAGGTCCGCGCCATCGGTTCGTCCAACCTGCCGGTCTCGGAGATCGTCGAGGCGCAGTGGGTCGCAGACCGCCGCGGGTTGCAGCGCTTCCGCACCGAGCAGCCGACGTACTCCATCCTCAACCGCGGCATCGAGCGCGAGATCCTGCCCACCTGCTCGCGCTTCGGCATGGGTGTGCTGGTCTGGAGCCCGCTGGCGATGGGCCTGCTCACCGGCCGCTACCGCAAGGGCGACCCGGTGCAGGACCCGCAGAAGATGCACTGGGTGCCCCGGCACATGACCGACGAGCGCAAGCGCGACGCGGTGGAGGAACTGCTTCCCCTGGCCCAGGACGCCGGCCTCTCGCTGACCCACCTGGCGATGGCCTTCGCCGTGACCCACCCCGGCGTCACCGCCGCGATCATCGGCCCGCGGACCATGCAGCAGCTCGAGGACCTGCTGGCCGGCGCCACCACCACCCTGGACGACGAGGTGCTCGACCGGATCGACCGGATCGTGCCGCCGGGCACCGACCTCGGCCCGCTCGACATCTCCTACACACCACCGGCTCTCGAAGACCCGGCGTTGCGCCGTCGCCACGCCGCTGAACGGGCAGCGGGCTGA
- a CDS encoding SRPBCC family protein, producing the protein MASYTHQAEVDLPADRLFDFLADPRTLPQYMPKLTEVEPVGGDRVHVEADVGGKHITAEGWLRVDRDRHTLSWGTPGEDDYHGELTVSDHGAGRSEVAITLHTERAGGPDVQRGLEEAVAVLTHRATAETDTQAAERGNEWF; encoded by the coding sequence GTGGCCAGCTACACGCACCAAGCCGAGGTGGACCTGCCCGCGGACCGGCTGTTCGACTTCCTCGCCGACCCCCGCACCCTGCCCCAGTACATGCCGAAGTTGACCGAGGTCGAGCCGGTGGGCGGAGACCGGGTGCACGTCGAGGCGGACGTGGGCGGCAAGCACATCACGGCCGAGGGGTGGCTGCGCGTGGACCGCGACCGGCACACCCTGTCCTGGGGCACGCCTGGTGAGGACGACTACCACGGCGAGCTGACCGTGTCCGACCACGGCGCAGGGCGGAGCGAGGTCGCCATCACCCTGCACACCGAGCGCGCGGGCGGACCGGACGTCCAGCGCGGCCTGGAGGAGGCGGTGGCCGTGCTGACCCACCGTGCGACGGCCGAGACCGACACCCAGGCCGCCGAACGGGGCAACGAGTGGTTCTGA
- a CDS encoding sensor histidine kinase, translated as MNRPSRWRLALVLLLAGPEAAIATAVKRAFDAQRRAQDRLRSFVADAGHELRTPLATMQGWIDLYVQGALHDPAQLDHAMERMQAEVGRMRLLVDELALLAHLDAARPLDREPVDVVALAGEVVDDAQVVSADRVITLHGAAEAVIDADGPRIQQVLRNLVGNAVQHTRPGTPVTVTVTRQDAEVTIAVHDDGDGIEPEHLPHVFERFYRADPGRRRDNGGSSGLGLAIVEAIVTAHGGTVGVTSTPGQGTTVRVTLPVDNTS; from the coding sequence ATGAACCGGCCCTCCCGATGGCGGCTCGCCCTCGTCCTGCTGCTCGCCGGGCCGGAAGCCGCCATCGCCACCGCGGTCAAGCGTGCGTTCGACGCCCAGCGGCGGGCACAGGACCGGCTGCGCAGCTTCGTCGCCGACGCCGGCCACGAACTGCGCACGCCGCTGGCGACCATGCAGGGCTGGATCGACCTGTACGTCCAAGGCGCCCTGCATGACCCCGCCCAACTCGACCACGCCATGGAGCGAATGCAGGCCGAGGTGGGCCGGATGCGACTGCTCGTCGATGAACTGGCGTTGCTGGCCCACCTCGACGCGGCCCGTCCGCTCGACCGCGAGCCGGTGGACGTCGTCGCGCTGGCCGGCGAGGTCGTCGACGACGCCCAGGTCGTCAGCGCCGACCGGGTCATCACCCTGCACGGGGCGGCGGAAGCGGTCATCGACGCGGACGGCCCGCGCATCCAGCAAGTCCTGCGCAACCTCGTCGGAAACGCGGTCCAGCACACCAGACCCGGCACGCCGGTCACGGTCACCGTCACCCGCCAGGACGCAGAAGTGACGATCGCGGTACACGACGACGGTGACGGGATCGAACCCGAACACCTGCCGCACGTCTTCGAGCGCTTCTACCGCGCCGACCCCGGCCGCCGCCGCGACAACGGAGGCTCATCAGGTCTGGGCCTGGCCATAGTGGAGGCGATCGTGACCGCACACGGCGGCACGGTCGGCGTCACCTCAACACCCGGCCAGGGCACCACGGTCCGAGTCACCCTCCCCGTCGACAACACTTCCTGA
- a CDS encoding HAMP domain-containing protein, protein MQDQLWEARFPAAVRRMPAALLVLLLALAAATAVLLSADTDEEVPAAFRLSQQEIAAGVARSIGASANQSLNDLRAASVGTRGEPGQVLDALVRNRRWRGAAVLAEPGRSLLAARGEQVPVQAIPAKVEGTSVTATVAVNGEPVLLATTVLPDGRLLTATTALRLPEPDTDPTLRQSFLLATLSGKVVDAAGPLGQGRTPQVDRLVADAAKAAAEEPGVFLGSPVDRVQPTFAHVRVAPAGSPGALDLAVVAVADGPLHRGSPEGSGLVPATILAALAVAGFVIARRVITAPVVAARADLLALASGDLDTVVRPAKPAEAARIVAAANLCLDRLTGGPGDVAPVEGRRITARATAVALAAAVFAWSAGVLVAYRPAEVDIPAGVVASVRAQTAKATEALRRSMNDGLADLEALAAATSSPDALRAALVQVMTDQTRYRSLYLVDSSGRPQEPVGRPPLRIGEPPAADAGLRQQNQAGRVPVIFAEVPLPGGSTLIGEFDLEHLVGLLRQVPGDARLVDADFRTISATTGFIAFSQITDQGLRDSAGRARGGAPVGDVQTGEDGVGIVSAAAVVGGEVGGLGWTVVSTKEGSELALPVNDARKYAQLVALVAALIALFGYGWLVFSVLGPLRRASHAADRLVRGDLKSVIYPQRHDEVGTIASCLEICRQAVTQGPDRLGEVRRPRGAATDPTQLMKPVDKPAGRVPPPRPARPRPAERRPSARAGKGPA, encoded by the coding sequence TTGCAAGATCAACTGTGGGAGGCGAGGTTCCCGGCGGCGGTCCGGCGGATGCCCGCGGCGCTGCTCGTCCTGCTGCTCGCGCTGGCGGCGGCCACCGCCGTGCTGCTGAGCGCGGACACCGACGAGGAGGTGCCCGCCGCGTTCCGCCTGTCACAGCAGGAGATCGCCGCCGGGGTGGCCCGCTCGATCGGCGCGTCGGCCAACCAGAGCCTGAACGACCTGCGTGCGGCGTCGGTGGGCACCCGCGGCGAACCGGGCCAGGTGCTGGACGCGCTGGTGCGCAACCGGCGGTGGCGCGGTGCCGCGGTGCTCGCCGAACCCGGCCGCTCGCTGCTGGCAGCCCGCGGTGAACAGGTTCCCGTGCAGGCGATCCCGGCGAAGGTCGAGGGCACTTCGGTGACCGCGACGGTCGCCGTCAACGGCGAACCGGTGCTGCTCGCCACCACCGTGCTGCCCGACGGGCGACTGCTGACCGCGACCACCGCGCTGCGGCTGCCCGAGCCCGACACCGACCCGACCCTGCGGCAGTCGTTCCTGCTCGCCACGTTGTCCGGCAAGGTGGTCGACGCGGCGGGCCCGCTCGGGCAAGGCCGGACCCCGCAGGTCGACCGGCTGGTCGCCGACGCCGCCAAGGCCGCGGCCGAGGAACCCGGCGTGTTCCTCGGGTCGCCGGTGGACCGCGTCCAGCCGACCTTCGCCCACGTCCGGGTGGCGCCGGCGGGCAGCCCGGGTGCCCTGGACCTCGCCGTGGTCGCCGTCGCCGACGGCCCGCTGCACCGCGGCTCGCCCGAAGGCTCGGGCCTGGTCCCCGCCACGATCCTCGCCGCGCTCGCCGTCGCCGGGTTCGTGATCGCGCGCCGCGTGATCACCGCGCCGGTCGTCGCCGCGCGGGCCGACCTGCTCGCGCTGGCCTCCGGCGACCTGGACACCGTCGTGCGGCCGGCCAAGCCGGCCGAGGCGGCCCGGATCGTCGCCGCCGCCAACCTCTGCCTGGACCGGCTGACCGGCGGCCCCGGCGACGTGGCACCGGTCGAAGGGCGGCGGATCACCGCCCGTGCCACCGCGGTCGCCCTCGCCGCCGCCGTCTTCGCCTGGTCGGCGGGGGTGCTGGTGGCCTACCGCCCGGCCGAGGTGGACATCCCCGCCGGCGTCGTGGCCAGCGTGCGCGCCCAGACCGCCAAGGCCACCGAAGCGTTGCGCCGCAGCATGAACGACGGGCTGGCCGACCTGGAAGCCCTGGCCGCCGCCACCAGCTCGCCGGACGCCCTGCGGGCCGCGCTGGTCCAGGTGATGACCGACCAGACCCGCTACCGCAGCCTCTACCTGGTCGACTCCTCCGGCCGGCCGCAGGAGCCCGTCGGCCGCCCGCCGCTGCGCATCGGCGAACCGCCGGCCGCCGACGCGGGCCTGCGCCAGCAGAACCAGGCCGGTCGCGTGCCGGTGATCTTCGCCGAGGTGCCGCTGCCCGGCGGCTCGACGCTGATCGGCGAGTTCGACCTGGAGCACTTGGTCGGCCTGCTGCGCCAGGTGCCCGGTGACGCCCGCCTGGTCGACGCCGACTTCCGCACCATCAGCGCCACCACCGGGTTCATCGCGTTCTCCCAGATCACCGACCAGGGCCTGCGCGACAGCGCGGGTCGGGCCCGCGGCGGCGCCCCGGTCGGCGACGTGCAGACCGGCGAGGACGGGGTCGGCATCGTCTCGGCCGCCGCCGTCGTCGGTGGCGAGGTCGGCGGGCTGGGCTGGACCGTGGTCTCCACCAAGGAGGGCTCGGAACTCGCGCTGCCGGTCAACGACGCCCGCAAGTACGCCCAGCTGGTCGCCCTCGTCGCGGCGCTGATCGCGCTGTTCGGCTACGGCTGGCTGGTGTTCTCGGTGCTCGGCCCGCTGCGCCGGGCGTCGCACGCCGCCGACCGGCTGGTCCGCGGCGACCTGAAGTCGGTCATCTACCCGCAGCGGCACGACGAGGTCGGCACCATCGCGTCGTGCCTGGAGATCTGCCGCCAGGCGGTGACCCAGGGCCCCGACCGGCTCGGCGAGGTGCGCCGGCCGCGCGGCGCGGCCACCGACCCCACCCAGCTGATGAAGCCGGTCGACAAGCCGGCCGGACGCGTCCCGCCGCCCCGCCCGGCCCGGCCGCGCCCGGCCGAGCGCCGCCCGTCCGCGAGAGCCGGGAAGGGGCCGGCGTGA